A genomic stretch from Barnesiella intestinihominis YIT 11860 includes:
- a CDS encoding T9SS type A sorting domain-containing protein, with translation MKRKLTSCLLVAGFMLATAPSAFATTYFIKVDGSDDTDGSSWEQAISYDYFAENMEQGNFADGDVFCFAGGVYKLSSPDFDKYLAINRSVTLLGGFDPASTGTNTDITYPSPYETVISGAIESDVAAVPGNRTHLWYIQRREEIDGVDTKTRLNITVKGFTFKHAFRNYDSASNYKGAVMVFNTDLDMQWCNFIQNGAAFIGTSGLTLIASDANVSDCVFSENFSSEKGTALGLFISSTYAGDEYLTQAVVQRCQFTDNYFTTDYYPESEYQDGKPAYTNKLRGSAIFLGSSDERVRLYLVNSLVADNYTEGFGVVMGYPGTTMYMISNTIANKDYTAEQEARTVGSNNNGTKDVGRGLGVMSYGGYNYMANNYVVNGVLGEAAPSNTAILLSRNGATRPGTWNSGGYNISGTAWYCTSWTTPRDRTQTPEIQKTSLLYLKDNDAETYTYADVFGETTFGDNGGNTQTLVPATRMSSLTLDELNALKTEWSLPENIDLTVDQRGYKRAATTCVGAYDGDATSGITDLTNVSKVSVSTLGNGIFQVNGADADVTVYNLSGNVVKVVPANEVIDLSSAAKGVYIMTVSGQAFKVIK, from the coding sequence ATGAAAAGAAAATTGACTTCTTGCCTGCTTGTTGCAGGGTTTATGTTGGCGACAGCACCCAGTGCGTTTGCCACGACGTATTTTATAAAAGTTGACGGTTCTGACGATACGGACGGTTCGTCGTGGGAACAAGCGATTAGTTATGACTATTTTGCCGAGAATATGGAACAAGGAAACTTTGCCGATGGCGATGTCTTTTGTTTTGCCGGTGGAGTGTATAAATTGTCCTCTCCCGATTTCGACAAATATTTAGCTATTAATCGAAGTGTGACTCTTTTGGGCGGTTTTGACCCTGCCAGTACGGGTACGAATACAGATATTACGTATCCTTCTCCTTATGAAACTGTCATTTCAGGGGCTATCGAGAGCGATGTAGCAGCTGTTCCCGGTAACCGTACTCACTTGTGGTATATACAGAGACGTGAGGAAATAGACGGGGTAGATACGAAAACGAGATTGAATATTACCGTAAAAGGGTTCACATTCAAACACGCTTTCCGCAACTACGATAGTGCCAGTAATTATAAAGGGGCGGTGATGGTCTTCAATACCGATTTGGATATGCAATGGTGTAACTTTATTCAAAATGGAGCCGCCTTTATCGGAACATCTGGTTTGACGCTTATTGCTTCTGATGCAAATGTCTCTGATTGTGTTTTTTCAGAAAACTTTTCTAGTGAGAAGGGTACTGCCTTAGGCTTGTTTATAAGCTCGACTTATGCCGGAGATGAATATCTGACGCAAGCCGTGGTTCAACGCTGCCAGTTTACCGATAATTATTTTACGACCGACTATTATCCTGAATCGGAATATCAAGACGGCAAACCGGCTTATACCAATAAACTTCGCGGATCGGCGATCTTTTTGGGTAGCAGTGACGAGCGTGTCCGCCTCTATTTGGTGAACAGTTTGGTTGCCGATAACTATACCGAAGGATTCGGTGTTGTAATGGGCTATCCCGGAACGACGATGTATATGATTTCCAATACGATTGCTAATAAAGATTATACCGCTGAACAAGAAGCTCGTACGGTTGGTAGTAATAACAATGGCACTAAGGATGTCGGTCGCGGTTTGGGTGTGATGAGCTATGGTGGATACAATTATATGGCGAATAATTACGTTGTAAACGGTGTTTTGGGCGAAGCAGCTCCTTCGAATACAGCTATATTGTTGAGCCGTAATGGTGCGACTCGTCCGGGCACATGGAACAGTGGCGGTTATAATATTTCGGGTACGGCATGGTATTGTACCTCTTGGACTACCCCGAGAGATCGTACGCAAACTCCCGAAATTCAAAAGACGTCACTTTTGTATTTGAAAGATAACGATGCAGAAACATATACCTATGCCGATGTATTCGGAGAGACTACTTTCGGTGATAATGGAGGCAATACACAAACGCTGGTTCCGGCTACCCGTATGTCGAGTTTGACTCTCGATGAACTGAACGCTTTAAAAACCGAATGGAGCTTGCCGGAGAATATCGATTTGACCGTCGATCAACGCGGTTACAAACGCGCTGCTACTACTTGTGTGGGAGCTTATGACGGTGATGCTACATCGGGTATTACAGACCTGACGAATGTTAGCAAGGTTTCGGTAAGCACGTTGGGTAACGGTATATTCCAAGTGAATGGGGCAGATGCCGACGTGACGGTTTATAATTTGAGCGGTAATGTCGTGAAAGTTGTACCGGCCAATGAAGTAATCGATTTGTCCTCTGCTGCTAAGGGTGTTTATATTATGACCGTGAGCGGACAGGCATTCAAAGTGATTAAATAA
- a CDS encoding RagB/SusD family nutrient uptake outer membrane protein, whose product MKKYLYIFCTLTGAALMGCTDLDLIPEDTMAPENYFSSEEELRLWTNSYYGMLPGADDLNDICADDVIKNILDNEILGNRTPGTEKAWDWEDLRVINTYFQWCKNCDDVNARNHYDGFSHFMRAYFYFTKVQRYGDVPYYDEVIGSKDNELLYKPRDSRKYVMQKVMEDLDQAIFMLPETKTPYEVNKWTALALKSRAALFEGTFRKYHNLGDWEEMLKQSAAASLELIQKGGFSLYKTGSTPYRDLFARLDAPAEEIILGRRYSTELSVLHNSQCNSMTGNQRVSFTKRFVDHYLMADGSRYTDKPGHEKNEFVAEVTGRDPRLSQTILTPGYVQKGTTKEMINTLSKFTLTGYQYIKYVMEPQYDQSNKSPMYFPLFRLAEVYLNYAEAKAELGTLTQDDLDISVNLLRDRAGMGDAHIDMDEANANPDPYLMADVTGYPNVTKSAMTGVILEIRRERTVELCLEGFRLFDMIRWKEGKQLTNEYHGVYFPGEGKYDLNGDGKMETAIYKDQAPSGLGLTKYKLGVDFFLTNDTEGYMWPHKDVKRTWNEERDYLWPIPTDERSLNHSLTQNPGWEDGLSY is encoded by the coding sequence ATGAAAAAGTATTTATATATATTCTGTACGTTGACCGGGGCTGCTTTGATGGGTTGTACCGATTTGGACTTGATCCCCGAGGATACGATGGCTCCCGAAAATTATTTTTCGAGCGAAGAGGAGCTGCGTCTGTGGACGAATTCCTATTATGGTATGCTTCCCGGAGCCGATGATTTGAATGACATCTGTGCCGACGATGTCATCAAAAATATCTTGGATAACGAGATTTTAGGTAATCGTACTCCCGGTACCGAAAAAGCATGGGATTGGGAGGATTTACGTGTCATAAATACGTATTTCCAATGGTGTAAAAATTGTGACGATGTAAACGCACGTAATCATTACGATGGTTTCTCCCATTTTATGCGCGCTTACTTCTATTTCACGAAAGTACAGCGTTACGGCGATGTGCCTTATTACGACGAAGTAATCGGGTCGAAGGATAATGAACTGTTGTATAAACCCCGTGATTCTCGTAAATATGTGATGCAAAAGGTAATGGAAGATCTGGACCAAGCGATATTTATGTTGCCTGAGACGAAGACTCCGTATGAAGTGAACAAATGGACGGCTTTGGCACTGAAATCCCGCGCTGCATTGTTCGAAGGAACGTTCCGTAAATATCACAATTTGGGCGATTGGGAGGAAATGCTGAAACAATCGGCTGCCGCTTCGTTGGAATTGATTCAAAAAGGAGGATTCTCGCTTTATAAGACAGGTTCTACTCCGTATCGCGATTTGTTCGCACGGCTCGATGCTCCTGCCGAGGAAATCATCTTGGGACGTCGTTACAGTACGGAGCTTTCAGTCTTGCATAATTCTCAGTGCAATTCGATGACGGGTAATCAACGGGTATCGTTCACCAAACGTTTCGTAGATCATTATTTGATGGCCGACGGTTCTCGTTACACCGATAAGCCCGGGCATGAAAAGAATGAGTTCGTAGCCGAAGTGACCGGTCGCGATCCCCGTTTGTCTCAGACGATTCTGACTCCCGGTTACGTACAGAAAGGTACGACGAAGGAGATGATCAATACCTTGTCGAAGTTTACTTTGACCGGTTATCAATACATCAAATATGTGATGGAGCCGCAATACGACCAATCCAACAAATCGCCGATGTATTTCCCGTTGTTCCGTTTGGCGGAAGTTTATCTGAATTATGCCGAAGCTAAGGCCGAATTGGGAACGTTGACGCAGGACGATTTGGATATTTCGGTCAATCTGTTACGTGATCGGGCAGGAATGGGAGATGCTCATATCGATATGGACGAGGCGAATGCCAATCCAGATCCTTATTTGATGGCCGATGTGACCGGTTATCCCAATGTGACGAAAAGTGCGATGACCGGTGTGATTTTGGAAATACGCCGCGAACGTACGGTAGAGCTTTGTCTCGAAGGTTTCCGTTTGTTCGATATGATTCGTTGGAAAGAGGGTAAACAGCTTACCAACGAGTATCATGGGGTCTATTTCCCCGGAGAAGGTAAGTACGACTTGAACGGAGACGGAAAAATGGAAACAGCTATTTACAAGGATCAGGCTCCGTCGGGTTTGGGATTGACCAAATATAAATTGGGTGTGGATTTCTTCCTGACCAACGACACCGAAGGATATATGTGGCCTCACAAAGATGTGAAACGGACTTGGAATGAGGAACGTGATTATCTGTGGCCGATACCGACCGACGAACGTTCACTGAATCATAGTTTGACTCAAAACCCGGGTTGGGAAGACGGCTTGTCTTATTAA
- a CDS encoding SusC/RagA family TonB-linked outer membrane protein, whose amino-acid sequence MNLLTNTLHRRWSCLLLIIAFMSGFQMFAQSVGASNQLTGRVLDEYDQPIIGAVVKVSGTSIGRSTDADGAFTMKDIPANATLEVSYVGYEKQSIPVNGKNFVLVKLKEANQLLNEVVVVGYGTQKKVNLTGAVGTISAKEINARPVSNVAMALQGADPSMNLKMSSGRSSSGYDLNIRGESSISTSNTPLIMVDGVVTELNMVNPNDIESVSILKDASAASIYGATASKGVILITTKTGSDAAGKASISFNGRFGWSQNTTSTDYMTTGYDQVSLVDKAYYSQYATNFTNYTEEEMQMLYERRNDKTEHPDRPWIVLQDDGSYRYYANFDWYNYLFRKTRPQQEYNLSVRGGNDKVKYYVSGRYNREEGIFNINPDTYDTYSTRAKLDVKIKPWLRYSTNMNFFSSSYKYSGLSTIDNTLMEVDKTLMASWPAKTPEGKAIYAETHANTTINGTPPYLVDNRARHANNQKYIIIGNRFDIDIFKDLVLTVDYSYKYRGRLNKVRNHNLHYSNKQGEEKTIVTGNFKDYYRENHYETNEHNLNVYGTYTHTWNKAHNFTALAGYQYRGARDTYLRLEQLNLLSENLSSFANATGDITRSQTISEWRNSGFFGRVNYDYKNRYLLEVSARYDGTSRFRSDHRWVFVPSASAGWRISEENFWEPIRDVVDNTKIRLSYGKLANQHGVDEYAYLEEINTGGTLNYTLDGTSKLQYAYPSDPKTSYLTWETIATWNIGLDMSFLNSRLNFTGDYFIRDTEGMLAKSYVLPSVFGAKEPKENCADLRTKGWELSLNWNDSFALMGKRFNYTVSASLGDNKTVITKYNNPEKLLIDYYEGMVLGEIWGYRIDGLFASDEEATEYTSKINQDFVNARILSDKVEPYYRAGDLKFRDLDNNNVINKGDDTVYDPGDREIIGNETPRYNYSFRLGADWNGFDLGIFFQGVGKRDWYPSHLSTGFWGPYARAFTSFIPENFMDQCWSEENPGGYLPRFRGYQTFADSQLGVNNDRYLQDASYIRLKNLTVGYTLPVLKKVFTKLRVYFTGENLWYWSPMKKYTKYIDPEAAGGNGNTGMAYNYSRNFSVGVDITF is encoded by the coding sequence ATGAATTTACTAACGAACACACTGCACAGGAGATGGTCTTGTTTACTCTTGATTATCGCCTTTATGTCTGGTTTCCAGATGTTCGCACAGTCCGTGGGAGCCAGCAATCAGTTGACTGGTAGGGTCTTAGATGAATATGACCAACCGATTATCGGGGCTGTTGTTAAAGTTTCGGGTACCTCTATCGGTCGTTCGACCGATGCCGACGGTGCTTTTACTATGAAAGACATACCTGCTAATGCAACGTTGGAGGTTTCGTATGTCGGTTATGAAAAACAAAGTATTCCTGTAAATGGAAAAAACTTTGTTCTGGTTAAATTAAAAGAAGCCAATCAATTACTGAATGAAGTGGTTGTGGTGGGGTATGGTACGCAGAAAAAAGTCAATTTGACCGGAGCTGTGGGAACCATCAGTGCCAAAGAAATCAATGCTCGTCCGGTAAGTAACGTTGCCATGGCGTTGCAGGGAGCCGATCCTTCGATGAATTTGAAGATGTCTTCCGGTCGTTCCAGCAGTGGATATGATTTGAATATTCGTGGTGAATCGTCTATATCGACATCAAACACACCGCTGATTATGGTCGATGGAGTAGTGACCGAGTTGAATATGGTCAATCCCAACGATATCGAGTCAGTTTCTATTTTGAAAGATGCTTCGGCAGCTTCTATTTACGGTGCGACGGCTTCGAAAGGTGTGATTTTGATTACCACTAAGACAGGCTCGGATGCTGCCGGAAAGGCCAGTATAAGTTTTAACGGGCGTTTCGGTTGGTCGCAAAACACGACATCGACCGATTATATGACTACGGGCTACGATCAGGTAAGTTTGGTCGATAAGGCCTATTATTCGCAATATGCGACCAATTTTACCAATTATACCGAAGAGGAAATGCAAATGCTGTATGAGCGTCGCAACGACAAGACTGAGCATCCCGATCGTCCGTGGATCGTTTTGCAGGACGACGGTTCATATCGCTATTATGCCAACTTCGACTGGTACAATTATCTGTTCCGTAAAACTCGTCCCCAGCAGGAATATAACCTTTCGGTGAGAGGCGGTAACGATAAGGTGAAATATTATGTGAGCGGTCGTTATAATCGCGAGGAGGGTATTTTCAATATCAACCCAGATACTTATGACACTTATTCTACAAGAGCGAAACTCGATGTGAAAATCAAGCCGTGGTTACGCTATTCGACTAATATGAACTTTTTCTCTTCTTCGTATAAATACAGCGGTTTGTCGACCATAGACAATACGTTGATGGAAGTGGATAAAACTTTGATGGCATCATGGCCTGCCAAGACTCCCGAAGGTAAGGCTATTTATGCCGAGACACATGCCAATACTACCATTAATGGAACCCCTCCCTATTTGGTGGACAATCGCGCGCGCCATGCTAACAATCAAAAGTATATAATTATAGGAAATCGTTTTGATATCGATATTTTCAAGGATTTGGTATTGACGGTAGATTATAGTTATAAGTATCGTGGGCGATTGAATAAAGTTCGGAACCATAATTTGCACTATTCCAATAAGCAGGGTGAGGAAAAAACAATTGTTACCGGTAACTTCAAGGATTATTATCGGGAAAATCATTATGAGACGAACGAGCACAATTTGAATGTGTATGGAACTTATACTCATACATGGAACAAGGCGCATAATTTTACGGCATTGGCTGGTTATCAATATCGAGGTGCACGAGATACTTATCTGAGGTTGGAACAGTTGAATCTGTTGAGTGAGAATTTGTCGAGTTTTGCCAATGCGACAGGGGATATAACCCGAAGTCAGACAATTTCGGAATGGCGTAACAGTGGCTTTTTCGGTCGGGTGAACTACGATTATAAGAACCGTTATCTGTTGGAAGTGAGTGCCCGTTACGATGGCACTTCCCGTTTCCGTAGCGATCACCGTTGGGTGTTCGTCCCTTCTGCTTCTGCCGGTTGGCGTATCAGCGAGGAGAATTTTTGGGAACCTATTAGAGACGTAGTGGATAATACGAAAATACGTCTTTCTTATGGTAAATTGGCCAATCAGCATGGTGTCGATGAGTATGCTTATTTAGAGGAGATCAATACAGGTGGAACTTTGAATTATACGCTCGATGGGACGAGCAAATTGCAATATGCTTATCCAAGCGATCCTAAGACCAGTTATCTTACATGGGAGACGATCGCTACATGGAATATAGGTTTGGATATGTCGTTCCTCAATAGCCGATTGAATTTTACGGGCGATTATTTTATTCGGGATACCGAGGGTATGTTGGCTAAGTCGTATGTGTTGCCGAGCGTTTTCGGTGCTAAGGAACCCAAAGAAAATTGTGCCGATTTGCGCACTAAGGGTTGGGAACTTTCATTGAATTGGAACGATTCGTTCGCTTTGATGGGGAAACGGTTTAATTATACGGTGTCTGCCTCTTTGGGCGATAACAAAACGGTCATTACGAAGTATAACAATCCTGAAAAATTGCTTATCGACTATTATGAAGGTATGGTTTTGGGTGAAATTTGGGGCTATCGGATAGATGGGTTGTTTGCCTCGGACGAGGAGGCTACCGAATATACATCGAAAATCAATCAAGATTTCGTAAATGCCCGTATTTTATCGGATAAAGTGGAACCTTATTATCGTGCCGGCGATTTGAAATTCCGTGATTTGGACAATAATAATGTGATCAATAAAGGTGATGATACAGTATATGATCCGGGTGATAGAGAGATTATCGGTAACGAGACACCTCGTTATAATTATAGTTTTCGTTTAGGGGCCGACTGGAATGGTTTCGATTTAGGTATCTTCTTCCAGGGGGTAGGTAAGAGAGATTGGTATCCAAGTCATCTCTCCACCGGCTTCTGGGGACCTTATGCTCGGGCATTCACGAGCTTTATTCCCGAGAACTTTATGGATCAATGCTGGTCCGAAGAGAATCCCGGTGGGTATTTACCTCGTTTCCGCGGTTATCAGACTTTCGCCGATAGTCAGTTGGGTGTAAATAATGACCGTTATTTGCAGGATGCATCGTATATCCGTTTGAAAAACTTGACGGTGGGTTATACATTGCCGGTTTTGAAAAAGGTTTTTACCAAACTGCGTGTCTATTTTACCGGTGAGAACCTTTGGTACTGGTCGCCGATGAAAAAATATACCAAGTATATCGATCCGGAAGCTGCCGGAGGAAACGGTAACACGGGTATGGCTTATAACTATTCGAGAAATTTCTCGGTGGGTGTGGACATTACATTTTAA
- the glpT gene encoding glycerol-3-phosphate transporter has protein sequence MLKLFQPAPVIDPLPKERVDKEYKKLRLQVFLGIFIGYAGYYLVRKNFSIAMPALEQMGFDKADLGWALSAVSIAYGISKFVMGTVSDHSNARVFIPLGLIASAVIMTVMGLIPWTVSSLSIMLMFCILFVNGWVQGMGWPPCGRVMVHWFSVRERGVKMSIWNIAHNVGGALMAPLAVFGITIFGVWGGAFYFPAMVAVIIAVIAYLLVRDTPQSCGLPPIELYKPEECTQAYSAEQEKELSTKEILFGHVFNNKLLWIIAFANAFIYFVRYGVLDWAPMYLEQVKHMDLANSSWSYFAFEIAGIFGTILCGWLSDKVFKGRRGPVTIIYMLLVMLAVYIYWNSASAMVTNVAMAAIGFLIYGPVMLIGVSALDLVPKKAAGTAAGFTGLFGYLLGSAVFANIGMGYIFEHFGWDGGFILLLSACAVTVVLMLFCKENRL, from the coding sequence ATGTTGAAGTTATTCCAACCGGCTCCGGTTATCGATCCGCTTCCCAAAGAACGGGTGGACAAGGAGTATAAGAAGTTAAGATTACAGGTCTTTCTCGGTATATTTATCGGGTATGCAGGTTATTATCTGGTACGTAAAAATTTTTCGATTGCCATGCCTGCACTCGAACAGATGGGTTTCGATAAGGCCGATTTAGGTTGGGCTTTGTCTGCCGTTTCGATAGCTTATGGTATCAGTAAGTTCGTGATGGGTACAGTTTCCGACCATAGCAATGCTCGTGTGTTCATACCTTTGGGATTGATAGCTTCGGCAGTGATTATGACTGTTATGGGTCTTATCCCGTGGACGGTCAGTTCGCTTTCTATCATGCTTATGTTCTGCATCTTATTTGTAAATGGTTGGGTGCAAGGTATGGGTTGGCCTCCGTGTGGCCGGGTGATGGTTCACTGGTTTTCTGTCCGGGAACGAGGCGTAAAGATGTCTATATGGAATATCGCTCATAATGTCGGTGGAGCTCTTATGGCTCCTTTGGCGGTTTTCGGTATTACCATTTTCGGAGTCTGGGGCGGAGCTTTCTATTTCCCGGCTATGGTTGCCGTAATCATTGCTGTAATTGCCTATTTACTGGTGCGTGATACGCCTCAATCCTGTGGATTACCGCCTATCGAACTATATAAGCCGGAAGAGTGTACTCAGGCATATTCCGCCGAACAGGAAAAGGAACTCTCTACCAAAGAAATTCTGTTCGGGCATGTTTTCAATAATAAGCTTTTGTGGATTATCGCTTTTGCCAATGCGTTTATCTATTTTGTACGTTATGGTGTGTTAGATTGGGCGCCGATGTATCTCGAACAGGTGAAGCACATGGATTTGGCGAATAGCAGTTGGTCGTATTTTGCGTTCGAAATAGCCGGTATTTTCGGAACTATACTTTGCGGTTGGCTTTCCGATAAAGTTTTTAAAGGCCGTCGCGGTCCGGTGACTATTATTTATATGTTGCTGGTTATGCTGGCGGTTTATATTTATTGGAATAGTGCTTCGGCGATGGTAACCAACGTAGCTATGGCTGCGATAGGATTTCTCATTTACGGTCCGGTAATGTTGATAGGAGTCTCGGCTTTGGATTTGGTTCCTAAAAAAGCGGCTGGTACGGCTGCCGGTTTCACGGGGTTGTTCGGCTATTTGCTAGGATCGGCCGTGTTTGCCAATATCGGTATGGGATATATTTTCGAGCATTTCGGTTGGGACGGAGGTTTTATTCTGTTGCTATCCGCTTGTGCCGTAACTGTTGTGTTAATGTTGTTTTGTAAGGAGAATCGTTTGTAA
- a CDS encoding glycerol-3-phosphate dehydrogenase/oxidase translates to MKREGLIKQMAEEKRPWDLLIIGGGATGLGVAVDASSRGYRVLLVEQHDFAKATSSRSTKLVHGGVRYLQQGDVSMVVEALHERGRLWRNAPHLVKDMRFIIGNYRWWERPFYTIGLCCYDLLAGRLGLGRSLPLSKKQTLKELPGLLHDHLRGGVVYHDGQFDDSRMAITLMQSAHDHGAICINYMKVTSLIKNDSGKICGAVLEDTLEGGTYEVNVKGVVNATGVYVDDIMQMDKPESRKKVRPSQGVHIVVDAAFLGGNSALMIPKTRDGRVLFGVPWHGKAVLGTTDTPLNENSLEPKPLDEEIDFILDQAGQYLTRKPKRSDVLSVFAGLRPLAAPTHSDSKKTKEISRNHKIYVSDSGMLTITGGKWTTYRQMAEEAVNKVAALIGLEPRACVTRKMQLHGYREEVDRSVWDYVYGSDADQIAALIENDASLGELLHIGYTFRVAHVIWAVREEMAQTVEDVLARRVRALFMDARAAMEMAPRVAAIMAREMGKDKNWETEQVKNFTNLAKNYILA, encoded by the coding sequence ATGAAACGTGAAGGCTTGATAAAACAGATGGCCGAAGAAAAGAGACCATGGGATTTATTGATAATAGGTGGCGGTGCTACGGGCTTGGGCGTGGCGGTGGATGCTTCGAGTCGGGGATACCGTGTCCTATTGGTAGAACAACACGATTTTGCAAAAGCGACTTCGAGTCGAAGCACGAAGCTGGTACATGGAGGGGTTCGCTATTTGCAACAAGGCGATGTATCTATGGTTGTGGAAGCGTTGCATGAGCGTGGTCGCTTATGGCGCAATGCCCCCCATTTGGTAAAGGATATGCGTTTCATTATCGGCAACTATCGTTGGTGGGAACGTCCTTTTTATACCATCGGGTTGTGTTGTTACGATTTGTTGGCCGGGCGATTGGGCTTGGGACGGTCTTTGCCTTTGTCCAAGAAACAGACCTTGAAGGAGCTGCCGGGACTGCTGCACGATCATTTGCGCGGAGGCGTGGTTTACCACGACGGGCAATTCGACGATTCGAGAATGGCGATTACATTGATGCAGAGTGCTCATGACCACGGTGCGATATGCATCAATTATATGAAAGTAACGTCTTTGATTAAGAATGATTCTGGGAAGATTTGCGGGGCGGTTTTGGAAGATACTCTCGAAGGCGGAACGTATGAAGTAAATGTAAAAGGGGTAGTGAACGCTACCGGTGTTTATGTGGACGATATCATGCAAATGGATAAGCCGGAGAGTCGCAAGAAAGTACGTCCCAGTCAGGGAGTGCATATTGTAGTCGATGCCGCTTTCTTGGGAGGAAATTCGGCTTTGATGATACCGAAGACAAGGGACGGACGAGTATTGTTCGGTGTACCGTGGCATGGAAAGGCCGTATTGGGAACTACCGATACGCCATTGAATGAAAATTCATTAGAACCGAAGCCTCTGGACGAGGAGATAGATTTTATTCTCGATCAGGCGGGGCAGTATCTGACTCGTAAACCGAAACGCAGCGATGTATTGTCTGTGTTCGCCGGATTGCGGCCGTTGGCTGCTCCTACGCATAGCGATTCCAAAAAGACCAAAGAAATTTCACGGAATCATAAAATATATGTTTCCGATTCGGGAATGCTTACGATAACCGGAGGGAAATGGACCACTTATCGTCAGATGGCCGAAGAAGCGGTGAATAAAGTGGCTGCTTTGATCGGTTTGGAACCGAGAGCCTGTGTGACTCGTAAAATGCAATTACATGGTTACCGGGAAGAAGTGGACCGTTCGGTTTGGGATTACGTGTACGGTAGCGATGCCGACCAAATCGCAGCATTGATAGAAAACGATGCCTCGTTGGGAGAGTTGCTTCATATCGGATATACTTTCCGGGTAGCTCATGTTATTTGGGCTGTGCGGGAGGAGATGGCTCAAACGGTGGAAGATGTATTGGCACGACGTGTTCGGGCGCTCTTTATGGATGCTCGGGCTGCTATGGAAATGGCTCCTCGTGTAGCGGCTATTATGGCTCGTGAAATGGGAAAAGATAAAAATTGGGAAACGGAACAAGTTAAAAATTTTACCAATCTGGCAAAAAATTATATTTTAGCCTGA
- a CDS encoding DeoR/GlpR family DNA-binding transcription regulator, whose protein sequence is MLSIAERHKHILDKLNAQGFVKVLDIARELDVTPVTIRKDLKLLEEKKLLFRTHGSASPVNPHTADINIHIKERINSDAKRRIAHTAIRLLDPNDSIIVASGSTVYAFAEEITDDLNLTVVTASLNVSTLLNRFEHIHVIQLGGTLRKSSFSVIGDLAAQAFDNLTCSKLFMGVDGIDLDFGLTTSNIDEARLNQRMIAASLRTIVLADSSKFGKRGFGKICTLDQVDVIITDSGISPSVAKSIEEAGIELIIA, encoded by the coding sequence ATGCTTAGTATAGCCGAAAGACACAAACACATTCTTGACAAGCTCAATGCGCAAGGGTTCGTGAAAGTTTTAGATATCGCCCGCGAATTGGACGTGACACCTGTAACGATACGAAAAGACTTGAAATTACTGGAAGAAAAGAAATTGCTATTTCGTACACATGGAAGCGCCAGTCCGGTAAACCCTCACACGGCAGATATCAATATACATATTAAAGAGCGAATAAACAGCGATGCCAAACGGCGTATCGCCCATACAGCCATTCGTCTACTCGATCCGAACGACTCGATTATCGTCGCCTCGGGAAGCACAGTGTATGCATTCGCCGAAGAAATTACAGACGATCTAAACCTGACAGTCGTCACGGCTTCGCTCAACGTCTCTACTTTGCTCAACCGTTTCGAGCACATTCATGTGATCCAGCTCGGCGGAACATTGCGAAAAAGTTCTTTCTCGGTCATCGGCGATTTAGCCGCACAGGCATTCGACAATCTTACTTGTTCCAAACTATTTATGGGAGTAGACGGTATAGACCTCGATTTCGGGCTGACGACCTCGAACATAGACGAAGCCCGGCTCAATCAACGTATGATCGCAGCCTCGCTACGAACGATCGTCCTTGCCGACTCTTCCAAATTCGGGAAAAGAGGATTCGGGAAAATCTGCACACTCGACCAAGTCGATGTCATCATCACCGACTCGGGTATTTCGCCATCGGTAGCAAAAAGCATAGAGGAAGCAGGAATAGAACTAATCATTGCATAA